A stretch of the Panicum virgatum strain AP13 chromosome 9N, P.virgatum_v5, whole genome shotgun sequence genome encodes the following:
- the LOC120692851 gene encoding protein TIFY 11e-like: protein MADCGGRRRFTVACGVLSRCVKDEAAARNAAAAAQAAAACTMLLMPGADVAPADDAAAAREEETSQAAPGQGQLKISYGGRVLVFDDVPADRAAELARAAAWRDWPADAPVARKASLQRFMQKRRDRLHARAPYARQEAPCAMKGKHQGDAGHWLGLGIPGAGGCAR, encoded by the coding sequence ATGGCGGattgcggcggccggcggcggttcaCGGTGGCGTGCGGCGTGCTCAGCCGTTGCGTCAAGGACGAGGCCGCGGCCAggaacgccgcggcggcggcgcaggccgcggcggcgtgcacgATGCTCCTGATGCCGGGGGCCGACGTGGCGCccgccgacgacgccgccgccgccagggaagAAGAGACGAGTCAGGCGGCGCCGGGGCAGGGACAGCTCAAGATCAGCTACGGCGGGCGCGTGCTGGTGTTCGACGACGTCCCGGCGGACAGGGCGGCCGAgctggcgcgcgccgccgcctggcggGACTGGCCGGCCGACGCCCCGGTGGCGAGGAAGGCGTCGCTGCAGCGCTTCATGCAGAAGAGGCGGGACAGGCTCCACGCCCGGGCGCCGTATGCCAGGCAGGAGGCACCGTGTGCCATGAAAGGGAAGCACCAAGGAGACGCCGGGCACTGGCTCGGGCTGGGTATCCCTGGAGCCGGAGGATGCGCGCGCTGA
- the LOC120692588 gene encoding trigger factor-like produces the protein MPPTADAACTPSRDAADPRLLHAVGGLRRRPSPDAGHCLHIDAPQLETYPEFSSLEIFPYIPSRCEARHAQAMYADFGKEPPAELLSRLENIDARRQQAVCSSHGGSHSVDRRDESDDDDTYNESDADNDDDDNDDDDNDDDDDVDDDASFEGNDEANPYLEDDVDGERPVEGDADDERAVEGYS, from the exons ATGCCGCCGACCGCCGACGCCGCCTGTACACCGTCGCGGGATGCCGCCGACCCCCGCCTCCTGCACGCCGTCGGGGGACTCCGCCGGAGGCCATCTCCAGATGCCGGCCACTGTCTCCACATCGATGCCCCCCAACTGGAGACCTACCCCGAGTTCTCCTCCCTCGAAATCTTCCCGTATATCCCCTCTCGCTGTGAAGCACGACATGCACAG GCAATGTATGCTGATTTTGGAAAAGAACCGCCTGCAGAGCTGCTGTCCCGTCTAGAAAATATTGATGCACGTCGTCAACAG GCTGTTTGCTCATCACATGGAGGCTCTCACTCAGTTGATAGGCGCGATGAAAGCGACGATGATGACACTTACAATGAAAGCGATGCCGacaatgacgacgacgacaatgacgacgacgacaatgacgacgacgacgacgtcgatGATGATGCCTCCTTTGAAGGAAATGATGAAGCCAATCCCTACCTAGAAGATGACGTTGATGGCGAGCGACCCGTCGAAGGAGATGCTGATGATGAGAGAGCTGTCGAAGGCTATTCATGA